The sequence GGTAATGTCCTTTAGAAACGTCCAGTCGCCGCTGGGACTGATCTGGACGTTGGCTATGCGCTTATTCGACACGACAATATTAGCTGGATACCAGAGCGGGATCAGCGGCAAATCGTTCGATACAATGTCCCACGCGCGGGCATAGAGTTGTTTCGCGACGCCCTTGTCGGTGGCGTTGAGGGCATCTTCGACAAGCTTATCAACCTCAGCATTGGAGTATCTGCTTCGGTTGCAGCACGAAACGGTAGTGCTCGGTATCTTCGTCGAGCTAAAGAGGTCGCGCAGAAATATCGGGTCCTGATTGCCACCTATCCAAATGCCTGTGTACATTTGGAACTGGCCCTGTCTAAGGTGCTGGAGGATAGTTGGTCCGTCGAGAGTCTCGATTTGAATGTTGAGGCCCACATCGTTTAGCGAACTCTGGATGGCCTGAGCATACTGAGACACGGCGGCGCTGTTTGCCCTAAACTTAAATACTATCGGCTCATTCTTGTAGCCGGCTTCCAGCAAAAGTTGTCGGGCCTTGGCCGGATCATGAGAATATTCTTTTCCGGGTGCAAAAGCCCAAGATTGAGCCGGAAGGATCGACGAAGCGGTTCTCGCCTGATCCGAAAGCAGTTCTTTAACGATCTTTTCTCTATCGAGAGCATAGCCGATCGCCTGCCGGACCTTAACATTCGCCAACGGGCCCGAGGATACATTGAAAACGAGGTACTGAATGTTCGATCCGTCAGTTTGAAGAAGGTTGAGTTGTCCGGCACTCTGAATGGATTTCAGGATGTCGGGCGGAAGGTTCGTTGGATTCGGAGCGATATCAACCTCGCCCGTTTGGAGTTCGGCGGTCAGGGCGGTCGCATCGGTAATCGATTTGACCCTTAGTTCCTTGATCTTTGGAGCTCCTTCCCAGTAGTCCGGGAATGCCTCGAGTTCAAGGACGCCTTGAGATGCATCAAGCCGGACGAATTTGAAGGGGCCGCTTCCAACGGGGCTATCCTTCTGCTGTCCGACAGTGCCCTCCGGGATGATAGGGACGGCAACCAGGTTCGCCAACAACTGTGTCCGCAGGCCCGGTTTGGCTATGACAAATACGACCGTTCTCTCGTCGGGTGTCGTGATCGAGGTAATGTGCGGTACCGACTTCGTCTTGGGCTCGGCCTTTGGGGTAGTATTTGCGTCAGATCCCTCAACGGGAGCTGCTAGCTTGCCCATTTTCGCATCGTCCGCGGGAACCGTATCGTAAAAGGCCTTCGCCTTGTTTCCGTCGGCTTTGAATAACTCGTCGAAGGTATATTTGACGTCGGCCGAACTCAGCACCTTTCCATTATGGAATTTAACTCCATCCCGCAACGTAAAGGTCAACGTCAGGCCGTCAGGCGATGTTGTGATGTCGCTAGCAAGTTCGCCAACATAATCAAACTTCTCATCCTTGCGAACCAGCGTATTGAGCATTAGGTTCTTTATGCGCTCAGATGCCGAATCGGACTGGGTCGTCGTCAGCGTATCGAGTGTCGTGAATTTCTCAGGGATGGCAACCGTCACGAATCCTGAATTCTTTCGGCGGCACGTTGCCGACGCTACACACAACACCAACAGCAACATCCAAAATACGGTTTTACGCAGATTCGTCATTTCTCCCCAGGTGTGATTGACAGCTTCGCCTCCAACGTAGTGATCTCATGGCAGAGTTCGTCAAGCCGTTCGAGATCGAACTCCGGCGACGGTGCAAGCATCCTTTTGATCCGTGCGATCCTCGCTAGGGATCGATGGATGCGTTCATCTGATATTCGCCCCTCGTTGACGGCGGCGCAAACCGCTGCGAAACCTCGCCTGATTGCATCCGCGTCGGCACAGATCGCGAGCATGTCACAGCCGGCATCAAGCGCCAGCACGCAGGCCTCACCTATACCGAAATTGCGGACAATCGCTCCCATCTCGAGGTCATCGGTGATTACGAGGCCTTGAAAGCCTAACTCATCTCTCAACAGGCCCGTAAGGACCTTATGACTGAGAGATGCAGGTAAGAGTTTCCCACTTTCACCAGCCTCCTGCAAACGGCTTTGCGGATACGCCGCATGAGCGACCATAACCGCTCGGATGTCAGGTATCTGGACATACGGGGCCAGATCTACGCATCGCATAGTGTCGTCATCGATCTCGACCAACGGAAGTTCCTCATGCGAATCCACTACCGATGCACCCAGTCCGGGAAAATGCTTCAGGCAACCGATTATCCCGTTGCCTTGCAGTACATCGAGAAAAGTCCCGGCCATCCGCACGACATCCGCGCTCGACGCACCGAATCCACGCGAGAAAAGCCCATTGTTGTTCGCCGCCCGAGACTTGTCGATCACATCTACGACCGGTGCAAAATTCATGTTGAACCCAAGTATCCGCAACGATTCTGAAATGATGCGCGCGAGGACGCGGGCATCCTCTTCGTTCCGAAGCCGGGCGGCAGCCGGCATTGGCAACATGATCCGACGCAGGCGATCTACGCGGCCACCTTCCTGGTCGACGCTTAGAAGCGGCACCGTGGGCAAGAAGCCGCGAAGGGCATCAAGGAGTTCGCGGCACCCAAGCCCATCACGGATGTTGCGTGAAAAGAGGCAAATGCCGCCCGCCGGAACTTCGCTCAACAGGCTGCGGGCCGATGCGTCCAGTTCTGGTCCGGAAATGCCAACAAAAAATAGCTGGCCGATCTTCTGCTCTAAAGATAGTGATTCCAGTGATGGCAGCATCGTAAGGACTAATTGAAATAGCTGTGAGCAGCGAACGTCTTGTTGATATTGGCGCTCGTGACGGAATAGCTAAAGCCCTTCTGGATGGAAAAGGCCCCGATCATACCGGCCTTTGAGATCGCGACAAATCCGACCTGTAGACTCTGCGCTTTCACCCGATCATGCTCAACAATGCGCATTACAGCCCGACGACAGGCCAACTCGGGAGTCAAACCAAGCCGCATTTGCTCAACGACCGTATGAGTTCCGCAGATGCGGATGACCTCTTCGCCGATACCGGAGCTAGTCGCCGCGCCGACCTTGTTATCGACAAAAAGCCCGGCACCGATTATCGGCGAATCGCCGACGCGCCCACGCATCTTGAACGCCATTCCACTCGTCGTGACCATACCCGCGAGGTTGCCCCTCATATCCATCGCGAGCGTCCCCATCGTATCGTGATTAGGCGAACCATCCTCAAAGAAGTAGGGTGGTTTTGTCACCTTGCGTCCCGTTGACCGGGTGTTCTCGACATTTATCTGCGGTTCGTAGTTGCTCTTCTTTAACCATTCTTTCCAGGCCTTCTGAGATTCATCGGAAAGCACCCCCGATTCCAGCTTGAAACCCTGCTCGAGGGCGAACTTAAGAGCTCCTTCGCCCGACAGCAGCACATGCGGTGTCTTTTCCATCACTGCGCGGGCGACCGATATCGGATGTTTGATCCGTTCGAGGAAAGAGACAGCACCGATGTTCGCACTCTCATCCATAATGCATGCGTCAAGGGTGACAAAACCATCGCGGTCCGGTAGGGCCGCCAAACCGACGCAGCAACTCGGTTCGTCCTCGATGGCGATCCCCGCCTTCTCGACGGCGTCCAACGCCCTGCCGCCCAAAGAAAGCGTGGGCCAGCCGGCGGCATTAGCACGTATCCCGCTGTCCCAAGTTGAGACAATTACAGGTTTGGCACCGCTCTCGGCAGCGGCGTCAACGACTAGCGATAGAAACGGAGCGCCGAAGAGTGAGGTTCTGAGGAATGTACGTCGGTCGGTCACCTTATACGATGCGCTCCTTGATCTTCGTGAGCAATGCTTTCGATTCGTCCGGACTGAGTGTCGCGACCTCAAGTTGGCGGAGTTCTTCGATCGTGGATTCATTGCTGATAGCAAACAGGGAATATTGCGACGCGGCATGCCCGGCAGCCGCCCGAGCGAGACCCGTCGGCCTTTCGTCAGCAAAAACGGCAAGCTCATACCTTTCGAGCTTTGCGAGAACTTCTTTCGCTCGCATGACTACGTCTGCGGGTAGCCCTGCGAGTTTCGCGACCGCAATGCCATAGGATTTTGACGCCTTGCCAGGCTGTAGCTTGTGCAGGAACAGTACATCGCCGTCCTCCTCGGTCGCAGTGATCTGATAGTTCTTAGCGCCCGGCAGCATCTCGGCTAGCTCGGTCAGTTCGTGGTAATGCGTCGCAAAGAGTGTTTTCGCCGCATGCTCAGGTGAGTTGTGCAGATGCTCGGCGACCGCCCAGGCGATAGAAAGACCGTCGAAGGTCGACGTTCCGCGACCGATCTCGTCGAGCAGTACCAAGCTCCTCGCAGTAGCCCCGTAAAGGATGGCCGCGGTCTCTGTCATTTCGACCATAAAGGTCGATCTTCCTGACGCGAGGTCATCCGATGCCCCAACACGTGTCCATATCCGATCAACAATGGGCAACCGCGCCGAGGCTGCGGGAACGAACGATCCGATCTGGGCCATTATCTGGATCAATGCGATCTGGCGCAGTATGGTAGACTTGCCACCCATATTAGCGCCGGTGATGATCAGAAGCCTATCAGTCGAATTATTCATCCGAAGATCATTCGGAATGAAGGAGCCGCCGAGTGAAACTTCGACAACAGGATGCCGGCCGGACTTGATCTCGATCGCATCCCCTTCGTAAAGCTCTGGCGCGACATAATTGTGCTTCGCGGCTGTCTCTGCGAGGGAGCACAAAGCGTCGAGTGTCGCCAACGCCCGCGCTGTGGATTGCAGCTTGCGCGTCTCTTCGCAGACGCGATTGCGCACCACTTGAAACAACTCAGCTTCGAGTTGCGTGATCCGCTCGTCCGCCCCAAGTATCTTATGCTCCCATTCCTTAAGCTGTTGTGTCGTGTAACGCTCGGCATTCGCGAGGGTTTGTCGCCTTTCGTAATCGTCGGGGACACGCGTGCTATTCGCCTTTGATACCTCGATATAGTAGCCAAAGACGTTGTTAAACCGGATCCTCAGGTTTCCAATCTGCGTCCGTTCTCGCTCCTGATCCTCAAAGGCTGCGATCGTCTGCTTGGCCGAGACCGAGACCGTCCTTATCTCGTCGAGCTCCGGATGGTAGCCGCTTCGAATGACTCCACCCTCGCTTAGGTGTACAGGCGGTTCATCAACGATCGCCCGATCGATCAGGTCCGAAAGCTCGGGCAGTTCGAAGATATTCTCGGACAGCACCTGCAGCAGCAGCGATCTAACATCTGAAAGCTCAGCGTTTACTTTCGGGACCTGTCCGACCGAACGCCGTAACGCGACGAGGTCGCGCGGTGTCGCCGTCCCGAGATTGAGCCGGCCTATCAGGCGTTCCAGGTCGCTAACATCCTTCATCAGCAACCGAAGCTTCTCCCGAAATATCGTGTCAGAAAGCTCGCTGACCGCCGCAAGCCTTGTCTGGATCTCGGTTTGCTTTAGCGAGGGACGCCTCAGCCATTCTCGTAACAACCTGGATCCCATACCGGTGACGGTCTCGTCCAAAACGCCAAACAGAGTATTCTTCGATTTCTCGCCGCGACATTCGAAAATATCGAGATTCCTCAGCGTGATCGCATCTAGAACCATGAAGTCGCTTGTCTCGAAATAGGTGATTTCCGAGATATGGCCCGCTCCGGCCCTTTGTGTCGCCTGTGCGTATCTCAGACACGCTCCCGCTGCTCCAACAGCCTGAGAATGCCCATCGAAACCAAAGGCTGACAACGATCCTACCTGCAAGTGGTGCTTTAACGCCTCCTCTCCGACTTTCGAGTCAAAGTCATCTCCGGGCCGCTCGGTCAGGGTGAACGGTACGCGGCTTGCCACTGTCGGACGGCTTTCCTCGAAGAGCCCACGGCCACTACCCAATTCGTCATAGACTTCTGTGACCTGTTGATGGAGCGATGTTGGAAATAGCAATTCCCGGGGACCGAAAGCGTCTAATTCCTCACAGGCCTTCTGCCAGGCACCGTTCCCAGAGTGTTCGGTTGCCGTGAACTGCCCGGACGACGTTTCGAGAAAGGCCACGCCATATGTCTCGCCACGGCCGGTGATCCCGGCAAGATAGACAGGTTCCTTGGATCCGACAAGCTGCGGATCGATCGCAGTCCCCGGAGTGACCACGCGGACGACCTCGCGTTTTACGAGTTTTGTACCTTTCCCGGGCGTTTCCGTCTGGTCACAGATCGCGACTCGGTACCCTTTCTTTACGAGGCGGGCAATATACGAGGCGGCGGCGTGGTGCGGAACCCCGCACATGGGTATTGGATTCGGAGAGTCCTTTTGCCGGGCCGTGAGGGTTATCTCAAGCTCACGGGAGCCAACGATGGCGTCCTCATTGAACATCTCATAAAAATCGCCAAGCCGGAAGAACAGGATCGTTCCGGGATACAGCTTTTTGATCTCGAGATACTGCCGAAGCATCGGCGTGGCATTATCCATTTAGCTTATACAAGCAAGTTTAGCCAAAAGGCCCGAACTTTCAAAACTTACTGTTTCAAAGCACACGACCATCTGGTAATATATTCGTTTGCTGAGCGACAGTGCCATCAAAGACCGGCTTGGAAGGTTTGGTCCGATCGTTTTTATGAAGAGAGCATTACTTATCTTCCTTATCGCATGTGCCACGTCGAGCAGCGTCGTGATCGTTGACGCTCAGACGGTGACTACTCCGGTTTCGCAACCCGAATCCTCCGAGCAGCAGGATACAACCTCGATGAACGGGCGTGACGAGAGGTACCGGATCGGACTGCAAGACATTTTAGATATTCAGGTATTCCGCCATGCCGACCTTAGCGGTCGCTTTCCCGTCAGCCCAAACGGCACGATCTTGCTCTTCCGCCTCGAAAAGCCAATCGTCGCGGTTTGTAAAACCGAGACAGAACTCGCGATGGACATCGAGAACGCATACAAAGAGAAGTATTTGCGGGAGCCGCGCGTGAAGGTTGGCGTCGCTGAACAACGATCGCAATCGATCTCGGTCATTGGCGCGGTAGAGCGGCCCGGCACCTATTACGTCAACCGGCGTGTGCACCTCCTTGAGATATTGGCCCAGGCGGGCGGGCCCAATAAGGAGGCCGGCACGCGATTGCTCGTTGCTCGCACAGGCAGCAATTCGAGTTGTAAGGCCTCCGGCACAGCCGGTGAGAATGAACAGATCGCCGTCGTTGATTTTAAGATCCGGGACGTTCAGGAAGGGCGACAGACATTCTGGATGCAGCCTGGCGACGTTGTCTCGATCCTCGACGCGGACGTGATCTACGTTTACGGGAACGTGAATAAGCAAGGCTCATACCGAGTCCGTGAACCTATCACGCTGACTCAGGCCATCGTTTCGGCGGAAGGGTTGAAACCAGCGGCACAGAAGGACAAGATCAGGATCCTCCGGCAGTCTCCGGGAGACCTGGAGAGAAAGGAACTGGTATTCGACCTGAACGATATCGATAAAGGAAAGGCTAGGGATCCTTACCTTGAGCCGAACGATATTGTCGCGATCTCTCAGGATAAGGCCCGGGCGATCCTCAATGGAATCGCCAGATCGATAAAGACGGCCCTTCCATCTGCCGCCTATCGAATCCCGTAGTTTGTTTTTGCCATAACGCTCTAAGATGAAGGAATCTCGCGAGTTAATTCGACCGTCGCTGAATGACACTGCTGAACTGGAGCGGGTTCTCGATTCGTCTGTTCAGACGGGTCGATATCCGTCATATCGCGAGGCACCAGGCGAGGGACTTCAGTTGCTCGAATACTGGAGGGCAATTAGAAAAAGACTATGGCTCGTTGTCGGCATCGCGGTACTGATCACGACGCTGACAGCGATCTATATGGCCCGAAAGCCAAATGTCTATTCCGCGAGGGCGGTCGTGCAGGTTGATCTCGAACAGACCAATCCGGAATTGCTTACCAGTGACCGTCAGCGACCGGTGCTGACATCGGACCCGGCTTACTTCAATACGCAGCTGCAGCTCCTTTATAGTGACGGTCTGCTGCGTCGGGTAATAAAGGAGCACAGCCTCGACGAGAACCCGGAATTTCAGAAACTTAAGGCTGAAGGGACAACCTCTGCGTGGCACTCGGCCTTGCGCTCGCTGGGCCTAGCAACAGAGGACAAGCCAAAAGCAGACGCTCCTGAGCTTTCTGAATCGAATCTCGCTACATCCGAGGAGATCGCAGACGCGGTCAAGATCGCTCCGTTTGTTGAGGTTATCAAGAAGAATCTCGGTCTTGACCCGATCCGCGAATCGCGGGCCACGGTCAAAGACACTCGCTTGATCCAGATATCGTTCCAGAACAACGATCCCGAGCTTGCGGCGTATGTTGTCAACAGTATCGCGGAAACGTTTACCAACCAGAATCAGGAAAAGCGTTCTGGTACGAGCCGTAAGACGAATGACTTCCTGCAGGAACGCATTGCGTCGCTACAGTCTGAGATCAAGAACGATGAGCAGAAACTCGTCGAATTGACGGAAAGCGAAGGCATTCTCAAGACAACCGGCGAACAAACCATCGTCATCGAGCGGCTCGCCGGGCTCAACAAGGATCTCCTTGTTGCCGAGAATGATCGAAAGACAGCCGAGGCCCAGTTCCTTACGGTGAACAGCTCGCCTGACAAGGTCAAGTCGATGGTCGAGGAACAGATGGCCCGCTTCATAACGGAGCAGGAGAACAACATCCGCGCCTACCAATCTGACACGCTAAAGAAGATCGCTGACCTACGTCAGACTCGTGCACAAAAGCTGCAGGAGTTTCAGGAAGGGGCGCCGGAGATCCGCGAGATCGATGCCCAGATCAAGAGTTACGAGGATTCGATCGATAAGGCTGTCGCAAAGTTCAACGGTCAGCTTGAATCCTATCGGCAGCGAACAACGAAGAGTCTTCTCGATAATCTCCGAACCAAGTACCTCAGCGCCAAGGACAAGGAGGACAAGCTTCGCGTTGACTTTAATAAGCAGTACGAAGAGGCCCAAAGTCAGAACAGCGGGGCGGTGAACCTTAAGTTACTGCAACAGAATATTGATACCAATAAGGGCTTTCTCGACAATTTGCGTAAGCAGGTGAGCGGTAACGATATCGCTGCTCAGGGTTCGGACAACAACATCAGCGTGATTGAGATCGCGATACCGTCGGATATTCCCGTCGGTCCGCGTCGACTAATGACAGTGACCGCGGCTCTGCTGCTTTCAACGCTCTTCGGAATGGGGCTCGCCCTTTTTCTCGAATACCTCGACGATACGATTCGGACGACTGAAGAGATCGAAAACTATCTGCAGTTGCCGGCACTGGCGGCGATCCCGACCATTGATTCGATCCCGAAGCGAAAATTGCTGCTGGTCGGTGCCAATGAGCCTGAGGACGATGTGCCGACGTCACCTTTGCTAATCTCAGCCGATCCGCGCTCATCGCTGGCGGAGGCGTATCGCCATCTCAGGACGTCGATCCTCCTCTCAACCGCGGGCCACGCACCAAAATCACTGCTGATCACGTCGAGCCTGCCCTCCGAAGGTAAAACAACGACGGCGACCAATACGGCCATCAGTCTTGCACAAACCGGTGCAAAGGTTCTGATCATTGACGCAGATATGAGGCGGCCGAGGCTGCACAATGTCTTTAATATTGAGAATGGAATCGGGCTCAGCACACTACTTGCAAGCGAACTAAGCGATACGGAGATCGATAATGCGGTTCGACAGGATGAGCGGACAAAGCTTTATCTGCTCACGTCCGGACCGATCCCGCCGAATCCGGCCGAGCTTATCGGTTCGGAACAGATGGCGACGCTGCTCAAGCTGCTGCAGAAGAAGTTCACACATGTAGTCGTTGATTCACCGCCGATCGCGTCCTTTACTGATGGCGTTCTGGTCGCGTCCATGGTGGACGGCGTGATCCTCGTGGTCCACTCAGGCAAGAGCTCGCGGCAAGTCGTGAAACGCTCAAGACAACTGCTGCAGGAGATAGGGGCAAAGGTCTTCGGTGTTGTTCTCAATAACGTCAACCTCAACACCAAGGACAATTACTACTACTACCAGAGCTATTATCATCGAAGCACATATCATTCTGGCGACGAACAATAGCGGCAAAATGTTGAATCGGAGGATCTTCGTTGCCGGGGCCAGCGGCCTCGTAGGCAGCGCGGTCGTGCGCGATTTGACGAAGACGGGGTACACACAATTGCTGACGCCTTCGTCCGGGGATGTCGACCTCATCGACCCGAACCAGGTTAGAGACTTCTTCCAACAAGCTAGGCCCGACGTCGTCGTTCTGGCCGCCGCCAAGGTCGGCGGCATTCTTGCGAATGATACGTATCGCGCGGACTTCGTCTATCAGAACCTCATGATCCAGACGAATGTTATCCACGCAGCGTTCGAATACAAGGTTGAGAAACTCATACTTCTCGGAAGCTCGTGTATCTATCCAAAATTTGCTCCGCAGCCGATACCGGAAGAAGCGCTCCTCTCTGGGCCGCTGGAACCGACAAATGAGCCTTATGCTATTGCAAAGATCGCTGGGATCAGCTTATGCGAGAGTTATTATCGTCAACATGGCTGTAACTTCTTCTCGCTAATGCCGACCAATCTTTATGGTCCGCACGACAACTTTGATCTTGAGACATCGCACGTGATACCGGCGCTCATGCGCAAATTTCATGAGGCAAGAGTGGGCGGGGCGGGCACGGTAACGATCTGGGGTAGCGGGCAGCCTCGACGCGAGTTTATGCACGTAGATGACATGGCAGCCGCGATTCGATTTTCGATCGAACGGGTGGAGTCTTTCGATGTTTACAACAAAGGCATCTCGCACCTCAACGTCGGGACAGGCAGCGATGTGCGGATCATCGAGTTGGCCCATTTGATGGGCAGGATCGTCGGCTTTGCAGGCGACATCCTCACCGACGAAACACTGCCCGACGGCACACCGCAAAAACTGCTGGACGTAAGGCGTATCCACTCGCTTGGTTGGACGCACAACATTCAACTCCAAGACGGCTTGGCCGCCGTTTACGCTTGGTACCGCAAACATCCGGGTGCGGCCGACGATTTAGGCGTAACGGCCGATTAGTTTCTATTATGAGAAAGGCTTTGATCACCGGCATCACAGGGCAGGACGGTAGCTATCTGACCGAGATCTTGCTCGAAAAAGGCTATGAGGTCCACGGCGTCATCCGCCGGTCGAGCTCGTTCAACACCGGTCGCATCGATCATCTTTACGGAAATCCTGAGATCCTCAACAAAAGACTCTTTCTGCACTTTGGCGATCTGATCGATACGAGCAGCCTGAACCGCCTGCTTGAGAAGATCGTCCCCGACGAGATCTATAACCTCGCTGCCCAAAGCCACGTGAAAGTCTCGTTTGACCTGCCGGATTATACGGCACAGGTAGACGGGCTAGGCACACTCAGGTTTCTAGATGCGATCCGCGAGACCGGGCTTCGGCACGTCCGTTTCTATCAGGCCTCGACATCCGAGCTTTTCGGTAAGGTGCAGGAAATACCACAAAACGAAAAGACGCCGTTCTATCCGCGTTCGCCCTACGGAGTCGCAAAGCTCTTCGCCTACTGGACCATCGTCAATCACCGCGAGGCATACGGGACATTTGCGGCGAACGGCATCCTCTTTAATCACGAATCGCCTCGCCGCGGAAAGACGTTTGTCACCCGAAAGATCACTCGCGAGGTCGCCCGGATCGCCCTCGGTAAGGCAAAGTCAGTATCCCTCGGTTGTCTTGACGCAAAACGCGATTGGGGCTTCGCACCCGAGTACTGCGAGGGAATGTGGCGGATTCTGCAAAGCGACGTTCCCGATGATTTCGTTTTCGCCACCGGCGAGACACATTCCGTAAGGGAATTCGTTAACCAATCGTTTGCATTCATAGGTGTTACGCTCGATTGGTCGGGAACCGGCGTTGATGAGGTTGGAATGATCGCTGCGATCGATAAGACGGTATTTGAGGCAACGGTCGGTATGGCCGCCGGCCAACTCGCGCCGGGCACAAAGGTTGTCGAGGTCGACCCGACATACTTCCGCCCAACCGAGGTCGATATCCTTGTTGGCGACGCGTCAAAAGCCGAGAATGACCTTGGCTGGAAACCGACTACCACATTTACCGACCTGGTGCGGCTCATGGTTCAGGCTGACGTTGAACTAGTAAAGCACCCGGAACTCGATCACTGAACGTCATGGCGAATGTCCACATCGAGGTCGTCACACCCGTCCACAACCGAAAGGAACTCACTTTGGGCTGTCTGAGGAGCTTAGCCAAGGCGGAGCTATCAGGGATCGACCTACACATCATCATCGTCGATGACGGCTCGACAGACGGTACCGCCGAGTCGGTCCAGGCACAGTTCCCGCACGTCGAAATTTTGCGTGGCAACGGTAGTCTTTGGTACACAGGTGGAATGAATCTCGGCTTGGCTGCCGCCATGAGGCACCAACCCGATTTTGTCCTCGCGATCAATAACGATTCTGAATTCGACCCAGCGTTTCTAAAGAACCTTCTGGAAACAGCGCAGTCTGTTACTCGATCCGTTGTCGGGGCGGTCCTAGTCGACTGGGAAGATGGCAAGCGCGTTTTTCAGGTCGCACCGAAATGGAAGCTTTCTTGGGGAGGACTGCGGCACTGGGTGAAACAGACGATCGACACGCTACCGCAGTCTGCATTTCGTGTAGAGTTGATAGTCGGCAACTGCGCCCTATTTCCCGCCGAGGTGATTCGGCAAGTAGGACTGATGGACGCGGACAGGTTCCCGCAATATGGAGATGCCGAATACACTTCCAGAATGCGAAAACGTGGCTGGACCCTGCTTATCGAGCCAAGGGCACGAGTTTTTTGCAAGCCGAATGACGAGCCGGAACACATTTCAGAGCTATCCTTTGCGGCGGCATTCCGTGCATTGTTTATCGATCCGTTTCATCCGCACAGTCTTCGGCGGAGATTGAATACAACGGTGGCGTGTGCACCATCCATGTTTCAGGGTTACCTTGCGTTCGTTGTTTTTTTTGCAAGGTATCTCGTGGGTCGAAATTTCGAGCGACAATGGGGCCGAAACCAGTCTGAACCACCGCTTTCAGAAACGTACGCCGCGGACGTAATCCTTCCTGTGCGATAATCTCACCT is a genomic window of Chloracidobacterium sp. containing:
- a CDS encoding polysaccharide biosynthesis tyrosine autokinase, which produces MKESRELIRPSLNDTAELERVLDSSVQTGRYPSYREAPGEGLQLLEYWRAIRKRLWLVVGIAVLITTLTAIYMARKPNVYSARAVVQVDLEQTNPELLTSDRQRPVLTSDPAYFNTQLQLLYSDGLLRRVIKEHSLDENPEFQKLKAEGTTSAWHSALRSLGLATEDKPKADAPELSESNLATSEEIADAVKIAPFVEVIKKNLGLDPIRESRATVKDTRLIQISFQNNDPELAAYVVNSIAETFTNQNQEKRSGTSRKTNDFLQERIASLQSEIKNDEQKLVELTESEGILKTTGEQTIVIERLAGLNKDLLVAENDRKTAEAQFLTVNSSPDKVKSMVEEQMARFITEQENNIRAYQSDTLKKIADLRQTRAQKLQEFQEGAPEIREIDAQIKSYEDSIDKAVAKFNGQLESYRQRTTKSLLDNLRTKYLSAKDKEDKLRVDFNKQYEEAQSQNSGAVNLKLLQQNIDTNKGFLDNLRKQVSGNDIAAQGSDNNISVIEIAIPSDIPVGPRRLMTVTAALLLSTLFGMGLALFLEYLDDTIRTTEEIENYLQLPALAAIPTIDSIPKRKLLLVGANEPEDDVPTSPLLISADPRSSLAEAYRHLRTSILLSTAGHAPKSLLITSSLPSEGKTTTATNTAISLAQTGAKVLIIDADMRRPRLHNVFNIENGIGLSTLLASELSDTEIDNAVRQDERTKLYLLTSGPIPPNPAELIGSEQMATLLKLLQKKFTHVVVDSPPIASFTDGVLVASMVDGVILVVHSGKSSRQVVKRSRQLLQEIGAKVFGVVLNNVNLNTKDNYYYYQSYYHRSTYHSGDEQ
- a CDS encoding GDP-L-fucose synthase; this translates as MLNRRIFVAGASGLVGSAVVRDLTKTGYTQLLTPSSGDVDLIDPNQVRDFFQQARPDVVVLAAAKVGGILANDTYRADFVYQNLMIQTNVIHAAFEYKVEKLILLGSSCIYPKFAPQPIPEEALLSGPLEPTNEPYAIAKIAGISLCESYYRQHGCNFFSLMPTNLYGPHDNFDLETSHVIPALMRKFHEARVGGAGTVTIWGSGQPRREFMHVDDMAAAIRFSIERVESFDVYNKGISHLNVGTGSDVRIIELAHLMGRIVGFAGDILTDETLPDGTPQKLLDVRRIHSLGWTHNIQLQDGLAAVYAWYRKHPGAADDLGVTAD
- the gmd gene encoding GDP-mannose 4,6-dehydratase; the protein is MRKALITGITGQDGSYLTEILLEKGYEVHGVIRRSSSFNTGRIDHLYGNPEILNKRLFLHFGDLIDTSSLNRLLEKIVPDEIYNLAAQSHVKVSFDLPDYTAQVDGLGTLRFLDAIRETGLRHVRFYQASTSELFGKVQEIPQNEKTPFYPRSPYGVAKLFAYWTIVNHREAYGTFAANGILFNHESPRRGKTFVTRKITREVARIALGKAKSVSLGCLDAKRDWGFAPEYCEGMWRILQSDVPDDFVFATGETHSVREFVNQSFAFIGVTLDWSGTGVDEVGMIAAIDKTVFEATVGMAAGQLAPGTKVVEVDPTYFRPTEVDILVGDASKAENDLGWKPTTTFTDLVRLMVQADVELVKHPELDH
- a CDS encoding glycosyltransferase family 2 protein, which gives rise to MANVHIEVVTPVHNRKELTLGCLRSLAKAELSGIDLHIIIVDDGSTDGTAESVQAQFPHVEILRGNGSLWYTGGMNLGLAAAMRHQPDFVLAINNDSEFDPAFLKNLLETAQSVTRSVVGAVLVDWEDGKRVFQVAPKWKLSWGGLRHWVKQTIDTLPQSAFRVELIVGNCALFPAEVIRQVGLMDADRFPQYGDAEYTSRMRKRGWTLLIEPRARVFCKPNDEPEHISELSFAAAFRALFIDPFHPHSLRRRLNTTVACAPSMFQGYLAFVVFFARYLVGRNFERQWGRNQSEPPLSETYAADVILPVR